In Thioclava sp. GXIMD2076, one DNA window encodes the following:
- a CDS encoding DNA topoisomerase IB has translation MDGARLADLPKGLCFYPDSRPGIARRRCGRGFSYMMPDGTTLARGPERTRVEALGIPPAYENVWISPRENGHLQATGFDARTRKQYRYHTLWSEARAAEKFGTLAAFGHALPRIRRGVTRDLAEGPGEMGFALAAAVLLIDRLAMRVGNAAYTEANGSYGALTLRRRQMRLCDQGLRLSYTAKGGKKVRRLLTDRKLLKVLDQARDLPGAELITWLDDAGSPHALASDQLNAYLSDLGQGDFTAKTFRTWSGSLAAFEAAEAGGETIKALSTAAAKRLNNTPTVARNSYIHPKVIALAEEGLPEITPVKLRGLTVAETRLLALLEG, from the coding sequence ATGGACGGCGCGCGTCTGGCGGATCTGCCGAAAGGCCTGTGCTTCTATCCCGATAGCCGTCCGGGGATCGCGCGCAGGCGCTGTGGGCGGGGCTTCAGCTACATGATGCCCGATGGCACCACACTTGCCCGTGGCCCCGAGCGGACCCGCGTCGAGGCTCTGGGCATTCCGCCCGCTTATGAGAATGTCTGGATTTCTCCGCGCGAGAACGGGCATCTGCAGGCCACGGGGTTCGATGCGCGCACGCGCAAGCAATATCGCTATCACACACTCTGGTCCGAGGCGCGGGCCGCCGAAAAATTCGGCACACTTGCCGCCTTTGGCCATGCGCTGCCACGGATCCGGCGCGGCGTGACGCGGGATCTGGCCGAGGGGCCGGGCGAGATGGGGTTTGCGCTGGCGGCTGCCGTGCTCTTGATCGACCGTCTGGCGATGCGGGTCGGCAATGCGGCCTATACCGAGGCCAATGGCAGCTACGGGGCGCTGACGCTCCGCCGCCGCCAGATGCGACTTTGCGATCAGGGGCTGCGACTGAGCTACACGGCCAAGGGCGGCAAGAAGGTGCGGCGCCTGCTCACAGACCGCAAGCTGTTGAAAGTGCTCGACCAGGCGCGCGATCTGCCGGGGGCCGAGCTGATCACATGGCTCGATGATGCGGGCTCACCGCATGCGTTGGCCTCCGATCAGCTCAATGCCTATCTGTCTGACCTAGGTCAGGGAGATTTTACTGCTAAGACCTTCCGCACATGGTCGGGGTCGCTGGCGGCATTCGAGGCGGCAGAGGCGGGGGGCGAGACCATCAAGGCGCTCTCCACGGCTGCAGCCAAGCGGCTGAACAACACGCCCACCGTCGCCCGCAACAGCTATATCCACCCCAAGGTCATCGCGCTGGCCGAAGAGGGCCTGCCCGAGATCACGCCCGTGAAGCTGCGCGGGCTGACCGTGGCAGAGACCCGCCTTCTGGCGCTTCTCGAGGGTTAG
- a CDS encoding DUF2945 domain-containing protein yields MGNSYRTGQWVTWNWGQGEARGKIAARHEERVERQIDGSKITRNGSAENPAYEIHQEDGARVLKLGSELEAG; encoded by the coding sequence ATGGGGAATTCTTACCGGACCGGACAATGGGTCACATGGAACTGGGGGCAGGGCGAGGCCAGAGGCAAGATCGCCGCGCGCCATGAGGAGCGTGTCGAGCGCCAGATCGACGGCTCCAAAATCACCCGCAATGGCAGCGCCGAGAACCCCGCCTACGAGATCCATCAGGAGGACGGGGCGCGGGTGCTCAAGCTCGGTTCCGAGTTGGAGGCGGGGTGA
- a CDS encoding YdiU family protein: MTAPIRFTNSYAALPERFFAPQAPTPVAAPQLIAVNDALAGNLGIDPAFLRSPEGVAMLAGNHVPEGAAPIAQAYAGHQFGGWVPQLGDGRAVLLGEVTTPEGRFDLQLKGSGPTPFSRRGDGRAWAGPVIREYVVSEAMYALGLPTTRALGAAFTGETILRDMKQRPGAVLARVARSHVRVGTFQYFAARGDVEGLRTLTDHVIARLYPECESPLDLLKAVTAAQATLIAGWMSLGFIHGVMNTDNMAISGETIDYGPCAFSDIYHPEMVFSSIDQYGRYAYGAQPQIATWNLAQFATCLIPLMGEQEKAIEDATLTINAFGPLYQSQWLKRFGQKIGIADAGMEELDLIQGLLTAMAQGQADFTRVFAAMRRGEDAGAEFMDPALWQAWAPDWRARLARETDPQAVMAEANPLRIPRNHRVEEAINAAEAGDLAPFERLMQALAEPYAEAPGFAAYEKAPDLGERVMRTFCGT, from the coding sequence ATGACCGCACCCATCCGCTTCACCAACAGCTATGCCGCCTTGCCCGAGCGTTTCTTCGCGCCGCAAGCCCCCACACCCGTGGCAGCACCGCAGCTGATCGCCGTCAATGATGCGTTGGCAGGCAATCTGGGCATCGATCCCGCCTTCCTGCGCAGTCCCGAGGGTGTGGCTATGCTCGCGGGCAACCATGTCCCCGAAGGCGCGGCCCCGATCGCGCAGGCCTATGCCGGTCACCAGTTCGGCGGCTGGGTGCCACAACTGGGCGATGGGCGCGCGGTGCTCCTGGGCGAGGTCACGACCCCCGAGGGTCGGTTCGACCTACAGCTGAAAGGCTCCGGCCCCACACCGTTTTCGCGCCGTGGCGACGGACGGGCATGGGCCGGGCCGGTTATCCGCGAATATGTGGTGTCGGAGGCAATGTATGCGCTTGGCCTGCCCACCACACGGGCCCTTGGCGCGGCCTTTACCGGCGAGACCATCCTGCGCGACATGAAACAGCGCCCCGGAGCGGTGCTGGCGCGGGTGGCACGCAGCCATGTGCGGGTCGGCACCTTCCAGTATTTCGCCGCGCGCGGCGATGTGGAGGGGCTGCGGACCCTGACCGATCATGTGATCGCGCGGCTCTATCCCGAATGCGAGAGCCCGCTCGACCTCCTCAAGGCGGTGACCGCGGCGCAGGCGACGCTGATCGCGGGCTGGATGAGCCTCGGCTTCATCCATGGCGTGATGAATACCGACAATATGGCGATCTCCGGCGAGACCATCGATTATGGCCCCTGTGCTTTCAGCGATATCTATCATCCCGAGATGGTGTTCAGCTCGATCGACCAATATGGCCGCTATGCCTATGGCGCGCAGCCGCAGATCGCCACGTGGAATCTGGCGCAATTCGCCACCTGCCTTATCCCGCTGATGGGCGAGCAGGAGAAGGCCATCGAGGACGCCACACTGACCATCAATGCGTTCGGTCCGCTCTACCAGAGCCAGTGGCTGAAGCGTTTCGGGCAGAAGATCGGAATTGCCGATGCAGGGATGGAGGAGCTGGACCTGATCCAGGGGCTCCTGACCGCGATGGCGCAGGGTCAGGCCGATTTCACGCGGGTCTTTGCGGCGATGCGCCGAGGAGAGGATGCGGGGGCGGAGTTCATGGACCCTGCCCTGTGGCAAGCCTGGGCGCCCGACTGGCGGGCACGTCTGGCGCGGGAGACCGATCCGCAGGCGGTGATGGCCGAAGCCAATCCGCTGCGCATCCCGCGCAACCATCGCGTGGAGGAGGCGATCAATGCCGCCGAGGCCGGTGATCTGGCCCCGTTCGAGCGCCTGATGCAGGCGCTGGCCGAGCCCTATGCGGAAGCACCGGGCTTTGCCGCCTACGAGAAGGCGCCCGATCTGGGTGAGCGCGTTATGCGCACCTTCTGCGGGACATAA
- a CDS encoding endonuclease/exonuclease/phosphatase family protein gives MTLRIASYNIHKCVGVDRRRDPNRIIEVLNTLDADIVALQEVDRRRGARPAALTASLIEAETDFCTIEQPRTGPDSLGWHGQAFLVRKTVEMIDCKGIELPGLEPRGALHLHIKAEGDLPFSIFAAHLGLRRADRRAQWTRIAKEMLAASPAPALAIGDFNEWSGRSGFEALSGFSVHAPGATYPSVAPVGKLDRIVTCNRASIAKMAVLDTQLTRRASDHLPIWADVKGLRRRR, from the coding sequence ATGACTCTCCGAATTGCTTCTTACAACATTCATAAATGCGTAGGTGTGGACCGCCGCCGAGATCCCAACAGGATTATCGAGGTGCTCAACACGCTGGATGCCGATATCGTTGCGCTGCAAGAAGTTGACCGCCGGCGCGGCGCGCGTCCGGCTGCGTTGACTGCGTCCCTTATCGAGGCCGAGACGGATTTCTGCACCATCGAGCAACCCCGCACCGGACCCGATAGTCTGGGCTGGCACGGTCAGGCATTTCTGGTGCGCAAGACCGTCGAGATGATCGATTGCAAGGGGATCGAATTGCCCGGCCTCGAGCCGCGCGGCGCGCTGCATCTGCATATCAAGGCCGAGGGCGATCTGCCCTTTTCCATTTTTGCAGCCCATCTGGGGCTACGCCGGGCGGACCGGCGCGCGCAATGGACGCGGATAGCCAAGGAGATGCTGGCAGCCTCTCCCGCGCCCGCCCTCGCCATTGGTGACTTCAACGAATGGTCGGGGCGTTCCGGCTTCGAGGCGCTGAGCGGCTTCTCGGTCCATGCACCTGGCGCCACCTACCCCTCGGTCGCGCCTGTCGGCAAGCTGGATCGAATCGTGACCTGCAACCGTGCGAGCATTGCCAAAATGGCTGTGCTCGACACCCAGCTGACGCGGCGTGCCTCGGACCATCTGCCGATCTGGGCTGATGTGAAAGGTCTGCGGCGCCGGCGCTGA
- the eno gene encoding phosphopyruvate hydratase has product MSTIIDIHAREILDSRGNPTVEVDVILEDGTMGRAAVPSGASTGAHEAVEKRDGDKARYMGKGVLDAVAAVNGEIAEALVGADVTEQVEIDRTMIELDGTENKGRLGANAILGVSLACAKAAADYTTQPLYRYVGGTSARVLPVPMMNIINGGEHADNPIDIQEFMIMPVSAANIREAVRMGSEVFHTLKKELTAMGLSTGLGDEGGFAPNLSSTKEALDVILKSIEKAGYKPGEDIYLAMDCASTEYYKNGKYEMKGEGLSLTSEENADYLVKLCEEYPIISIEDGMAEDDWAGWKILTEKLGDKIQLVGDDLFVTNPKRLADGIEQGVANSMLVKVNQIGSLTETLEAVDMAHRARYTNVMSHRSGETEDATIADLAVATNCGQIKTGSLARSDRLAKYNQLIRIEEMLGETAIYAGRSILKK; this is encoded by the coding sequence ATGAGCACCATCATCGATATCCACGCGCGCGAGATCCTCGATAGCCGCGGCAATCCGACCGTCGAAGTCGACGTGATCCTCGAAGACGGCACCATGGGCCGCGCGGCTGTGCCCTCGGGGGCCTCGACCGGCGCGCATGAAGCGGTCGAGAAGCGTGATGGCGACAAGGCCCGCTATATGGGCAAGGGCGTGCTGGACGCGGTTGCGGCCGTCAATGGCGAGATCGCCGAAGCCCTCGTGGGCGCCGATGTCACCGAGCAGGTCGAGATCGACCGCACGATGATCGAGCTGGACGGCACCGAGAACAAGGGCCGCCTTGGCGCGAACGCGATCCTCGGCGTGTCGCTGGCCTGCGCGAAAGCCGCCGCCGATTACACCACCCAGCCGCTCTACCGCTATGTCGGCGGCACCTCGGCCCGCGTTCTGCCGGTTCCGATGATGAACATCATCAACGGTGGCGAACATGCTGATAACCCGATCGACATTCAGGAATTCATGATCATGCCCGTCTCGGCCGCGAATATCCGCGAAGCCGTGCGCATGGGCTCGGAAGTCTTCCACACGCTGAAAAAAGAGCTGACCGCGATGGGTCTGTCCACCGGTTTGGGCGATGAGGGCGGCTTCGCGCCGAACCTCTCCTCGACCAAGGAAGCGCTCGACGTGATCCTGAAATCCATCGAGAAAGCGGGCTACAAGCCGGGCGAGGATATCTATCTGGCGATGGATTGCGCCTCGACCGAATATTACAAGAACGGCAAATACGAGATGAAGGGCGAAGGCCTCTCGCTCACCTCGGAAGAGAATGCCGACTATCTTGTGAAGCTCTGCGAAGAATACCCGATCATCTCGATCGAGGACGGTATGGCGGAAGATGACTGGGCGGGCTGGAAGATCCTGACCGAGAAACTCGGCGACAAGATCCAGCTGGTGGGCGACGATCTGTTCGTGACCAACCCCAAGCGTCTGGCCGATGGCATCGAGCAAGGCGTGGCAAACTCCATGCTGGTGAAAGTGAACCAGATCGGTTCGCTGACCGAGACGCTCGAGGCCGTCGATATGGCCCACCGCGCACGCTACACCAATGTGATGTCGCACCGCTCGGGCGAGACCGAGGATGCGACCATCGCGGACCTCGCAGTTGCCACCAATTGCGGCCAGATCAAAACCGGCTCGCTCGCGCGTTCGGACCGGTTGGCAAAATACAACCAGCTGATCCGTATCGAGGAAATGCTGGGCGAGACCGCAATCTATGCGGGCCGTTCGATCCTGAAGAAATAA
- a CDS encoding DMT family transporter, translating into MQRPLILGVAATAFWASNFEATRIALGSLPPLSVASLRFLIATIAILVLLIWREGLAMAPLRRNLLAYIILGSLGVAGFNAALCIGLQSTNPQTAALIMATTPITSAIFDAVLSRKRPSWPALSGMALSFAGVALVLAQGHIDDISRRLNSGDLVILAGSLAWAAYGVGCTRFIRGSSPLATTSWTMVFGTLALIGTSLHEGNLVAITLAASPPSLIASLWMGILGSMLAYIFWTAAIAARGVAKTAILFNLVPLFAVLIGWALGQTPALLQIIGTALTLLGVSLSQITSPRLTLRRQPTLNAP; encoded by the coding sequence ATGCAAAGACCGCTTATTCTGGGTGTTGCCGCAACGGCTTTCTGGGCCAGCAATTTCGAGGCGACCCGCATCGCCCTTGGCAGCCTGCCGCCTCTAAGCGTGGCAAGCCTGCGCTTTCTCATCGCGACAATCGCGATCCTCGTGCTCCTTATCTGGCGTGAAGGGTTGGCCATGGCGCCTCTCAGGCGGAACCTGCTCGCCTATATCATTCTGGGCAGTCTCGGGGTTGCCGGATTCAATGCGGCGCTCTGCATCGGGCTGCAAAGCACGAACCCGCAAACAGCGGCACTGATCATGGCCACCACCCCGATCACCTCTGCCATCTTTGACGCGGTCCTGTCGCGTAAACGCCCAAGCTGGCCCGCATTATCCGGCATGGCACTCAGCTTTGCGGGCGTCGCACTGGTGCTCGCACAGGGGCACATTGACGATATCTCCCGAAGGCTCAACTCCGGCGATCTGGTCATTCTTGCCGGTTCACTGGCATGGGCGGCCTATGGGGTGGGTTGCACGCGCTTTATACGGGGCTCCTCCCCGCTTGCCACAACAAGCTGGACGATGGTTTTCGGCACCCTCGCCCTGATCGGAACGAGCCTCCATGAGGGCAATCTTGTTGCCATCACTCTAGCCGCATCGCCGCCCAGCCTGATCGCCTCTCTGTGGATGGGGATCCTCGGCTCAATGCTGGCCTATATTTTCTGGACGGCGGCGATCGCCGCGCGCGGCGTGGCAAAGACCGCCATCCTGTTCAATCTCGTGCCGCTCTTTGCGGTGCTGATCGGCTGGGCGCTCGGACAGACACCTGCCCTCCTGCAGATCATCGGCACGGCTCTGACACTCCTCGGGGTCAGCCTGTCCCAGATCACCAGTCCACGCTTGACACTGCGCCGCCAACCAACGCTCAATGCGCCATGA
- a CDS encoding cupin domain-containing protein, with protein MSTADDIIETLQLAPHPEGGHYRQTWIAEGEGRTAGTCIYFLLKAGEASHWHKVDSTEIWLWHAGAPLTLSLAPSDRGPAKDHRLGPDILAGDRPQVIVPPYHWQAARSTGDYSLVSCTVSPGFRFEGFTLAPEGFDIPRG; from the coding sequence ATGAGCACTGCAGATGATATCATCGAAACACTCCAGCTGGCCCCCCATCCCGAAGGGGGCCACTATCGCCAGACATGGATCGCCGAAGGCGAAGGCCGCACAGCGGGCACCTGCATCTATTTCCTTCTGAAAGCAGGTGAAGCCAGCCATTGGCACAAGGTCGATTCGACCGAGATCTGGCTTTGGCATGCAGGCGCACCGCTGACCCTGTCGCTTGCGCCAAGCGATAGGGGGCCGGCAAAGGATCACCGGCTCGGCCCCGACATTCTCGCCGGAGACCGCCCGCAGGTGATCGTGCCGCCCTATCACTGGCAGGCGGCACGCAGCACAGGAGACTATAGCCTTGTCAGCTGCACCGTCTCACCCGGTTTCCGGTTCGAGGGCTTTACCCTTGCACCGGAAGGCTTCGACATTCCGCGCGGCTGA
- a CDS encoding anhydro-N-acetylmuramic acid kinase, whose amino-acid sequence MLKAGPVWAVGAMSGTSLDGVDAAVVLTDGERILDFGRVDYRGYSDEERGILHAALGLWQGEPAVEPAAEVVETVHAEILSGFSEAEIVGFHGQTLAHDPGGRGTHQAGDGAVLAEVLGKPVVWDFRTADVALGGQGAPLAPYFHFACAKWAGLTAPCVFLNLGGVGNVTWVDPRLTGPEADGAVLAFDTGPANAPINDLMRLRFNLSQDEGGALALQGNVDEAVVARFLEHRYFLKMPPKSLDRNDFHGVLELVSGMGDADAAATLTACSAASVARGFEHFATPPERLYLCGGGRLNAALVAEIAKRVPCPVELVEDIGLDGDMLEAQAFAYLAVRVARGLPTSGPSTTGVAAQVGGGQISRPA is encoded by the coding sequence ATGTTGAAAGCAGGACCTGTCTGGGCAGTTGGCGCGATGTCGGGCACCTCGCTCGATGGCGTGGATGCGGCCGTCGTGCTGACGGATGGTGAGCGGATTCTCGATTTCGGGCGCGTGGATTATCGTGGCTATAGTGACGAGGAGCGCGGTATCCTGCATGCGGCTCTCGGGCTGTGGCAGGGCGAGCCTGCGGTCGAGCCTGCGGCGGAGGTCGTCGAGACGGTGCATGCCGAGATCCTCTCGGGCTTTTCCGAGGCCGAGATTGTGGGCTTCCATGGTCAGACACTGGCGCATGATCCGGGCGGGCGTGGCACCCATCAGGCGGGCGATGGCGCGGTGCTGGCGGAGGTGCTGGGCAAGCCTGTGGTCTGGGATTTCCGCACGGCGGATGTCGCACTTGGCGGGCAGGGCGCGCCGCTTGCGCCCTATTTCCATTTCGCCTGTGCTAAATGGGCGGGGCTCACCGCGCCTTGCGTTTTTCTCAATCTCGGCGGGGTCGGCAATGTGACATGGGTCGATCCGCGTCTGACCGGACCAGAGGCCGACGGGGCGGTTCTGGCCTTTGACACAGGTCCGGCCAATGCACCGATCAACGATCTGATGCGTCTGCGGTTCAATCTCTCGCAGGATGAGGGAGGCGCGCTGGCGTTGCAGGGGAATGTCGACGAGGCTGTGGTCGCGCGGTTTCTGGAGCATCGCTATTTCCTGAAAATGCCGCCCAAATCATTGGACCGGAACGATTTCCACGGGGTGCTCGAACTGGTCTCCGGCATGGGAGATGCCGATGCGGCGGCAACGCTGACCGCCTGTTCGGCGGCGTCGGTGGCGCGCGGGTTCGAGCATTTTGCGACCCCGCCCGAGAGGCTCTATCTTTGTGGGGGTGGCCGGCTCAATGCAGCACTCGTGGCCGAGATCGCAAAACGCGTGCCGTGCCCCGTGGAGCTTGTCGAGGATATCGGGCTTGATGGCGATATGCTGGAGGCGCAGGCATTCGCCTATCTGGCGGTGCGGGTGGCGCGTGGATTGCCCACCTCGGGACCGTCGACCACGGGTGTGGCTGCGCAGGTGGGCGGGGGTCAGATCAGCCGGCCTGCCTGA
- the tyrS gene encoding tyrosine--tRNA ligase — protein MTYHPKSDFLRIITERGFLADCTDLQELDQKLYSGTVTAYIGYDATAASLHVGHLLNIMLLRWFQKCGHKPVTLMGGGTTKVGDPSFRSDERPLLGPEQIQSNIDGMQQVFDRYLDYSEGGNGALMLNNAEWLDSLNYLDFLRDIGRHFSVNRMLSFESVKSRLDREQSLSFLEFNYMILQAYDFLELNRRYGCALQMGGSDQWGNIINGIDLTRRVLDNEIYGLTTPLLTTSDGRKMGKSQGGAMWLNAEMLSPYEFWQFWRNTTDADVGRFLKLYTELPVEECDRLAALQGSEINEGKIILAREVTTLLHGAEAAAAAEATAREVFEKGGTGEDLPTLSLSAEELGDGISLAQLVTRSGLAKTGKDGKRLIGEGGLKVNDETCTEAGRMFTATDFETPVKLSAGKKRHALVQLG, from the coding sequence ATGACATACCATCCCAAATCGGATTTCCTGCGCATCATCACCGAGCGCGGATTCCTGGCCGACTGCACCGACCTGCAGGAGCTGGACCAGAAACTCTATTCCGGGACGGTCACTGCCTATATCGGCTATGACGCGACGGCCGCCTCGCTGCATGTGGGTCACCTGCTCAACATCATGCTGCTGCGCTGGTTCCAGAAATGTGGCCATAAGCCGGTCACGCTCATGGGTGGCGGCACGACCAAGGTGGGCGATCCCTCCTTCCGTTCGGATGAGCGCCCGCTTTTGGGACCCGAGCAGATCCAGTCGAATATCGACGGCATGCAGCAAGTCTTCGACCGCTATCTCGACTATAGCGAGGGCGGCAATGGCGCGCTCATGCTCAATAATGCCGAATGGCTCGACAGCCTGAACTATCTCGACTTCCTGCGCGATATCGGGCGGCATTTCTCGGTCAACCGGATGCTCTCCTTCGAGAGCGTGAAATCGCGTCTGGACCGCGAACAGTCGCTGTCCTTCCTCGAATTCAACTACATGATCTTGCAGGCCTATGACTTCCTCGAGCTGAACCGCCGCTATGGCTGTGCGCTCCAGATGGGTGGCTCGGACCAATGGGGCAATATCATCAACGGGATCGACCTGACCCGTCGTGTGCTCGATAACGAGATCTATGGCCTGACCACGCCACTGCTGACCACCTCGGATGGCCGCAAGATGGGCAAGTCCCAAGGCGGCGCGATGTGGCTCAATGCCGAGATGCTCAGCCCCTACGAGTTCTGGCAGTTCTGGCGCAACACCACGGATGCCGATGTCGGCCGCTTCCTCAAACTCTATACCGAACTGCCGGTCGAGGAATGCGACCGCCTTGCAGCCCTTCAGGGCTCGGAGATCAACGAGGGCAAAATCATCCTCGCCCGCGAGGTCACCACGCTTCTGCATGGTGCCGAGGCGGCCGCCGCCGCCGAGGCCACCGCGCGTGAGGTCTTCGAAAAAGGCGGCACCGGCGAGGATCTTCCGACCCTCAGCCTCTCGGCCGAAGAATTGGGCGATGGCATCAGCCTGGCCCAACTCGTAACCCGTTCGGGCCTTGCCAAAACCGGTAAGGATGGCAAACGCCTGATCGGTGAAGGCGGGCTGAAAGTGAATGACGAAACCTGCACCGAAGCGGGCCGTATGTTCACCGCCACCGATTTCGAGACACCGGTCAAACTCTCGGCTGGCAAGAAACGCCACGCGCTCGTGCAACTGGGTTGA
- a CDS encoding fructose bisphosphate aldolase, translating to MPNAQQTEQISKGDGFIAALDQSGGSTPKALRLYGIEESEYSNDAEMFDLIHKMRTRIIKSPAFSNGKVIGAILFEQTMDREIDGIPTATYLAEKCGVVPFLKTDKGMLDEENGCQLLKPIPGFEDLLDRAAAAGIFGTKMRSVVSAANPEGIAAVVAQQFELGAIVIKHGLMPIIEPEVTISIADKVEAEAILREEILKQLDALPEDQQVMLKLSLPSVPNFYKPLVDHPRVLKLVALSGGYSRDEANAILAKNDGMIASFSRALTEGMSDKQTDEEFDAALAKAIDDIHAASLAHEPA from the coding sequence ATGCCGAACGCGCAACAAACCGAACAGATTTCAAAAGGTGACGGGTTTATCGCCGCGCTTGACCAATCGGGCGGTTCGACTCCGAAGGCGCTGCGCCTTTACGGTATCGAGGAGAGCGAATATTCCAACGATGCCGAAATGTTCGACCTGATCCACAAGATGCGGACGCGGATCATCAAATCGCCGGCCTTCTCCAACGGCAAGGTGATCGGGGCGATCCTGTTCGAGCAGACCATGGATCGCGAGATCGACGGTATCCCGACCGCCACCTATCTGGCCGAGAAATGCGGCGTGGTGCCCTTCCTGAAGACCGATAAGGGGATGCTCGACGAGGAGAACGGTTGCCAGCTTCTCAAGCCGATCCCGGGCTTCGAGGATCTTCTGGACCGCGCGGCGGCAGCAGGTATCTTCGGCACCAAGATGCGCTCGGTCGTCTCGGCCGCCAACCCCGAGGGGATTGCCGCCGTGGTGGCACAACAGTTCGAGCTGGGCGCGATTGTCATCAAGCACGGTCTGATGCCGATCATCGAGCCGGAAGTGACCATCTCGATCGCCGATAAGGTCGAGGCTGAAGCGATCCTGCGCGAAGAGATCCTCAAGCAGCTCGACGCCCTGCCGGAAGACCAGCAGGTGATGCTGAAGCTCTCGCTGCCGAGCGTGCCGAATTTCTACAAGCCGCTGGTCGATCACCCGCGTGTGCTGAAGCTGGTGGCCCTGTCGGGCGGCTACTCGCGTGACGAGGCCAATGCGATCTTGGCAAAGAATGATGGCATGATCGCCTCCTTCTCCCGCGCGCTGACCGAAGGCATGTCGGACAAGCAGACGGACGAGGAATTCGATGCGGCACTGGCGAAGGCGATCGACGATATCCATGCGGCGTCCCTGGCGCATGAGCCCGCCTGA
- a CDS encoding phosphoglycerate kinase, with protein sequence MAWKTLDDLDLEGKVALVRVDINVPVEDGRVTDTTRIDKIVPTVKDILAKGGKPVLLAHFGRPKGKIVPEMSLKPLVPALAEAFGVPVHFAEDCIGGPAKRAVAALPEGEVLLLENTRFHEGEEKNDRELAAAMGALGSVYINDAFSAAHRAHASTEALAHVLPCAAGRLMEAELKALEAALGEPERPVTAVVGGAKVSTKLDLLGNLVSKVDNLVIGGGMANTFLVAQGIDVGKSLAERDMADTALEILEKAKAAGCTIILPADVVVAREFKANAESETVAADACPEDAMILDAGPEAVAQIVKAFEGSRTLIWNGPLGAFEIAPFDAATNAAAAKAAELTAEGRLISVAGGGDTVAALNKAGAAETFSYISTAGGAFLEWMEGKTLPGVAALGA encoded by the coding sequence ATGGCTTGGAAAACCCTTGATGATCTGGACCTGGAGGGCAAGGTTGCTCTGGTTCGCGTCGACATCAATGTCCCCGTCGAGGACGGGCGCGTGACCGATACCACGCGCATCGACAAGATCGTGCCGACCGTGAAGGACATCTTGGCCAAAGGCGGAAAACCCGTTCTGTTGGCACATTTCGGCCGCCCCAAGGGCAAAATCGTGCCGGAGATGAGCCTCAAGCCGCTGGTGCCCGCATTGGCCGAAGCCTTCGGCGTGCCGGTGCATTTCGCCGAGGATTGCATCGGCGGTCCGGCCAAACGCGCGGTGGCGGCACTGCCCGAGGGCGAGGTTTTGCTGCTGGAGAACACCCGCTTCCATGAGGGCGAGGAAAAGAACGACCGCGAGCTGGCCGCTGCCATGGGCGCGCTCGGGTCTGTCTATATCAATGATGCCTTCTCGGCCGCGCACCGTGCCCATGCCTCGACTGAAGCGCTGGCCCATGTGTTGCCCTGCGCGGCGGGTCGGCTGATGGAGGCCGAACTGAAGGCGCTCGAGGCGGCACTTGGCGAGCCTGAACGTCCGGTCACGGCGGTCGTGGGTGGGGCGAAGGTCTCGACCAAGCTGGACCTCTTGGGCAATCTTGTCAGCAAGGTCGATAATCTGGTGATCGGCGGGGGCATGGCCAATACCTTCCTCGTGGCGCAGGGTATCGATGTCGGCAAATCGCTCGCGGAACGGGATATGGCCGACACCGCGCTCGAGATTCTCGAGAAGGCAAAAGCGGCAGGCTGCACCATCATCCTGCCTGCGGATGTGGTGGTGGCGCGCGAGTTCAAGGCCAATGCCGAGAGCGAGACCGTGGCGGCGGATGCCTGCCCCGAGGATGCGATGATCCTTGATGCCGGTCCCGAGGCCGTGGCGCAGATCGTCAAGGCCTTCGAGGGTTCGCGCACGCTGATCTGGAACGGACCGCTTGGGGCCTTCGAGATCGCGCCGTTCGATGCGGCCACCAATGCCGCCGCCGCCAAGGCCGCCGAACTGACGGCCGAGGGCAGGTTGATTTCGGTCGCCGGTGGCGGGGATACGGTTGCGGCGCTCAACAAGGCGGGCGCTGCAGAGACCTTCAGCTATATCTCAACCGCAGGCGGTGCTTTCCTCGAATGGATGGAAGGCAAAACCCTGCCCGGCGTGGCAGCGCTTGGCGCGTAA